A genomic segment from Leptolyngbya sp. SIO1E4 encodes:
- a CDS encoding Uma2 family endonuclease has translation MTPTTAPSISLEEFLAMPETEPASEYIDGQIIQKPMAQGQHSRIQGKLVNTVNAVAEDDEIALAFPELRCVFGGDEAIVPDVVVFTWARIPFVEAGVIPNRFDLAPDWVIEIVSPEQSQTKLIKKLVHCLKHGTEVGWLIAPDDFAVTVFLPDQLPAVLQGDNKLPIPAAIPLELTASDVFGWLRVGRR, from the coding sequence ATGACACCCACAACGGCACCCTCTATTAGCCTCGAAGAATTTCTGGCCATGCCCGAAACGGAGCCTGCCAGCGAGTACATTGACGGCCAGATCATTCAGAAACCAATGGCACAAGGTCAACACAGCCGAATTCAGGGAAAGTTAGTCAACACCGTGAACGCTGTGGCTGAAGATGACGAAATCGCCTTAGCGTTTCCTGAACTGCGTTGCGTTTTTGGAGGAGATGAAGCCATTGTGCCTGATGTCGTAGTCTTCACCTGGGCGAGAATCCCGTTTGTCGAGGCAGGCGTTATTCCTAACCGATTTGACCTTGCGCCCGACTGGGTGATCGAAATTGTCTCGCCGGAGCAGTCTCAAACCAAGCTAATTAAGAAGCTGGTGCATTGCCTGAAGCACGGCACTGAAGTGGGATGGCTTATTGCCCCAGACGATTTTGCAGTGACCGTCTTTTTACCCGATCAATTGCCTGCCGTGCTGCAAGGCGACAATAAGCTTCCCATTCCTGCCGCTATTCCCTTGGAACTGACGGCAAGCGATGTTTTCGGCTGGTTGAGAGTGGGGAGACGATAA